The sequence GCGCGGGCGCGACACCCTCGACGCCAACCTCGAACTCGGCCTGCCCGCCGACGCCCGCGACTACGGCGCCGGGGCGCGCATCCTCGACGACCTCGGCGTGCGCTCGCTGCGGCTGCTCACCAACAACCCGGACAAGAGCGAGGCCCTCGCCCACTACGGCCTCTCCGTCCTCGCCCGCGAACCCATGCCCGTCCAGGCCGGCGAGTACAACCTCCGCTACCTGCGCACCAAGCGCGACCGCATGGGCCACGACCTGCCCTGGCTCGACCAGGCCCCGGCCACCTGCGCCCAGCAGTGACCGGACACCCGTACATCCCCATCGAACCCATCTACCGAGGAGCAGCGCGTGAGCGGTAAAGGCGCACCCGAGCTGAATGTCAAGAACTGCGGCGACCTCCGCGTCGCCGTCATCGCCTCGCAGTGGCACGAGCAGATCATGAAGGGCCTCACGGACGGGGCCCTGCGCGCGCTCGCCGAGCTCGGCATCAGCGAGCCGACGCTGCTCCGCGTCCCCGGGAGCTTCGAACTCCCCGTCGCCGCCAAGGCGATGGCCTCGCGCGGCTACGACGCCGTCGTGGCTCTCGGCGTCGTCCTGCGCGGCGGCACCCCGCACTTCGAGTACGTGTGCCAGGGCGTCACCCAGGGCCTCACCCAGGTCGCCGTCGACACCGGCGTCCCCGTCGGCTTCGGCGTCCTCACCGTCGACACCGAGGAGCAGGCGCTCGACCGCGCGGGCCTGCCCGGGTCCACCGAGGACAAGGGCCACGAGGCCGTCACCGCCGCCGTCGCCACCGCGACCGTGCTGCGCGGCGTCGTCGAGCCCTGGCGCTGAGCCCCCCCCGCGCCGTCACGAGACGTACGCGTCCGCATGATGAGAGACGGCGGCCCCGGCTTCGCTCCGGGGCCGCCGCGGCGCGTATGGTGAGGAAACCATGTCCCAGAAGACCTTCGAAGAGCTGTTCTCCGAGCTCCAGCACAAGGCCGCGCACGCCGACCCGGCCACCTCCCGCACCGCCGAACTGGTGGAGAAGGGGGTCCATGCCATCGGCAAGAAGGTCGTCGAGGAGGCCGCCGAGGTCTGGATGGCCGCCGAGCACGAGAGCAAGGACGCCGCGGCCGAGGAGATCTCCCAGCTCCTCTACCACGTGCAGGTCATGATGGTCGCGCGCGGCATCTCCCTCGACGAGGTCTACGCGCACCTCTGAGCCGCACTCCCGCTCCCCTTCTCCCGCACGGCCCCCGCGTTCCGGCGCGAAGCGGGCCCACCCGAAACGAATCCGCGCGAAGCGGGCTCACTCGACACGGTCCGCCCGAAGCGGGCCCGCCCCCCTTTGTCACCCACAGAAGGACGTCACCGTCATGCTGCGCATCGCCCTGCCCAACAAGGGTTCCCTCGCCGGACCTGCGTCGGCGATGCTCCATGAGGCCGGCTACCGCCAGCGCACCGAGCAGAAGGAACTCGTCCTGGTCGACCCGGCCAACGAGGTCGAGTTCTTCTACCTGCGCCCCCGCGACATCGCCCTCTACGTGAGTGCGGGCCGTCTCGACATCGGCATCACCGGGCGCGACCTCCTCCTCGACTCGGGCGCCGACGCCGAGGAGATCCTGCCGCTCGGCTTCGCCCGCTCCACCTTCCGCTTCGCGACCCGCCCCGGCACCGCGAAGGGCCCCGAGGACTTCCCCGGGCTCACCATCGCGACCTCGTACGAGGGCATCGTCGCCAAGCACCTCGAAGAGGCCGGGATCGACGCCTCCGTCGTCCACCTCGACGGCGCCGTCGAGACCGCCATCGAGCTCGGTGTCGCCCAGGTCATCGCCGACGTCGTCGAGACGGGCACGTCGCTGCGCAACGCGGGCCTCGAAGTCATCGGCGAACCGATCCTCACCTCCGAGGCCGTCGTCATCCGCCGCACCGGCGCGGAGACCGACGACGCGCGCGTGCAGCGCTTCCTGCGCCGCCTCCAGGGCGTCCTCGTCGCCCGCGGCTACGTGATGATGGACTACGACTGCCGCGTCGAGCACCTGGAGCGGGCGGTGGCGCTCACGCCGGGGCTGGAGTCGCCGACCGTCTCGCCGCTGCACCACGAAGGGTGGGTGGCGGTGCGGGCGATGGTGCCGACGAAGGGGGCGCAGCAGGTCATGGACGACCTGTACGGGCTCGGCGCGCGCGCCATCCTGACGACGGCGATTCACGCCTGCCGGCTCTGACCGGATCGCGCGGCTCCGCCCGGCACCCCGCTTCTCAAAAGCCGGAGGGGCCGGATTTGCGGTGCCGTATGCTCGCAGCGCCAGTTCTCCCCTGAAAGACGAGTACCCCGCATGAGCGCCCCCGCCGCCACCGTTCCGCTTCCGGCGACCTTCCGGCCTTCCCTCACCCGCGGAATCCTCATCGGGTGCGGGATCGGGATCTTCGTCGTCATCACGGCGATCGCCTTCCTGCTCGGGATCGGCGGCGGGGAGGCGGCGAGCTTCGTGCTCACCGCCGTGCTGCTCGCCGGGGTGTGCTTCCTCCTCGCGCGCCCCAAGGTCGTCGCCACCGCCGACGGCGTGACCGTCGTGAACCTCACCACGCGCCGTACCCTCGGCTGGGCGCAGATCGTCCGGGTGACGCTGCGCGGCGGAGACCCCTGGGCCTTCCTCGACCTCAGCGACGGCACCAGCCTGCCCGTGCTCGGCATCCAGCCCGGTCTCGCCCGCGAGAAGGCCGTCAGCGACGCCAGGGCCCTCAGCGCGCTCGTCGACGCGCACGCCCCCGTACACGACTGAGCGCCCCGACCGCACGCCCTGCCGCGGCCCGGAGCGATCCGGGCCCACGGGCCTGCCCGTCACGGCCGCATCGTGATTAATCTGGTAGGGCGGCACACGCCGAGTGCCGCCGCCGCCCGCGCCCCTTCCGGCGCGGGTGACCCATCGAATAGAGGAGTGAACCTCTCCGGCAATGGACGGATCGTCCGGTAGTACTTGCGCCGCCCCCTTCCCTCACGGCACGGAGGCGGCGGCATGACCACATCACTGCTGCTCCTCGGGGCGGCTTTCCTGCTCATTCTCGCCAACGGCTTCTTCGTCGCCGCCGAGTTCGGGCTCGTCACCGTGGAACGCGCCGAGGCCGAGCGCGCCGCCGAGGCAGGGGACCGCCGGGCCGGCGCCGTCGCCCGCTCCCTGAAGGAACTCTCCTTCCAGCTCTCCGGCACCCAGCTCGGCATCACCGTCACCTCGCTCGTCGTCGGCATGCTCGCCGAACCGGCGCTCGCCGACCTCCTCGAAGAGCCGCTCACCGCGCTCGGTCTGCCCGAGGCCGCCGCGCCGGGCGTCTGCGTCGTGCTCGGCATGCTCCTCGCCTCGGCCGTGCAGATGGTCATCGGCGAGCTGGTCCCGAAGAACTGGGCCGTCGCCAAGCCGCTCCAGGTCGCGCGCTTCGTCGCCGGGCCGCAGTACGCCTTCGCGCGCCTGCTCCGCCCCGTGATCGCGCTCCTCAACACCGCCGCGAACGGCCTCGTACGGCGCTTCGGCGTCGAGCCCGCCGACGAGATGGCCTCCGCCCGCACTCCGGGCGAACTCGTCTCCCTCGCCCGGCACTCGGCGCTCGCGGGCGCCCTGGAGAAGGACACCGCCGACCTCTTCGTGCGCACCCTCTCGCTGGAGGACCTCACCGCCCAGCAGGTCATGACCCCGCGCGTGCGGCTCAGCACCCTCCAGTCCTCCGCCACCGCCGAGGACGTCGTCAACCTCACCCGG comes from Streptomyces sp. Tu6071 and encodes:
- the hisG gene encoding ATP phosphoribosyltransferase, with protein sequence MLRIALPNKGSLAGPASAMLHEAGYRQRTEQKELVLVDPANEVEFFYLRPRDIALYVSAGRLDIGITGRDLLLDSGADAEEILPLGFARSTFRFATRPGTAKGPEDFPGLTIATSYEGIVAKHLEEAGIDASVVHLDGAVETAIELGVAQVIADVVETGTSLRNAGLEVIGEPILTSEAVVIRRTGAETDDARVQRFLRRLQGVLVARGYVMMDYDCRVEHLERAVALTPGLESPTVSPLHHEGWVAVRAMVPTKGAQQVMDDLYGLGARAILTTAIHACRL
- a CDS encoding PH domain-containing protein, coding for MSAPAATVPLPATFRPSLTRGILIGCGIGIFVVITAIAFLLGIGGGEAASFVLTAVLLAGVCFLLARPKVVATADGVTVVNLTTRRTLGWAQIVRVTLRGGDPWAFLDLSDGTSLPVLGIQPGLAREKAVSDARALSALVDAHAPVHD
- a CDS encoding hemolysin family protein; translated protein: MTTSLLLLGAAFLLILANGFFVAAEFGLVTVERAEAERAAEAGDRRAGAVARSLKELSFQLSGTQLGITVTSLVVGMLAEPALADLLEEPLTALGLPEAAAPGVCVVLGMLLASAVQMVIGELVPKNWAVAKPLQVARFVAGPQYAFARLLRPVIALLNTAANGLVRRFGVEPADEMASARTPGELVSLARHSALAGALEKDTADLFVRTLSLEDLTAQQVMTPRVRLSTLQSSATAEDVVNLTRATGLSRFPVYRERIDEITGTVHLKDALAVPSHERLRTPVSRIARTPLRVPETMPVRTLLALLRTEQPMAVVIDEYGGTAGVVTLEDIIEEVVGEVRDEHDGQDLPELAALPAEDGRPAWEADGGIRVDQLRAIGLDVPEGPYETVAGLVADLLGRIPAPGDRAELPGWRLDVRQVGHYRAERVRLVRTAPVLEAAR
- a CDS encoding phosphoribosyl-ATP diphosphatase is translated as MSQKTFEELFSELQHKAAHADPATSRTAELVEKGVHAIGKKVVEEAAEVWMAAEHESKDAAAEEISQLLYHVQVMMVARGISLDEVYAHL
- the ribH gene encoding 6,7-dimethyl-8-ribityllumazine synthase, encoding MSGKGAPELNVKNCGDLRVAVIASQWHEQIMKGLTDGALRALAELGISEPTLLRVPGSFELPVAAKAMASRGYDAVVALGVVLRGGTPHFEYVCQGVTQGLTQVAVDTGVPVGFGVLTVDTEEQALDRAGLPGSTEDKGHEAVTAAVATATVLRGVVEPWR